Proteins co-encoded in one Parascardovia denticolens DSM 10105 = JCM 12538 genomic window:
- a CDS encoding AbrB family transcriptional regulator translates to MTEENSQPEGAQQPMGETLTTTYEHLRHSEDSQELSEEARRPLPDREDGAAFSRATALLEAVAGNLNTPVEDRVFLATTMPFPNILVKLSTDPEAQVRAAVAGNHDVKDWLAGRLTKDKDAVVREAALVNPKTSWKMRMEGAEDPRTSAKTLDYLGSLGRGDQEGQDLVLSAMVRRAVAENPQASEQTLKALAGDPVPDVQHAAQAALDRG, encoded by the coding sequence ATGACCGAGGAAAACAGCCAGCCGGAGGGGGCCCAGCAGCCGATGGGGGAGACCCTGACCACCACCTATGAACATCTGCGCCATTCCGAGGACTCCCAGGAATTGAGCGAAGAGGCCCGGCGTCCTTTGCCGGACAGGGAGGACGGGGCCGCTTTCTCCCGGGCGACCGCTTTGCTGGAGGCCGTGGCCGGCAACCTGAACACCCCGGTGGAAGACCGCGTTTTCCTGGCCACGACCATGCCCTTTCCCAACATCCTGGTCAAGCTGTCCACCGACCCCGAAGCCCAAGTGAGGGCGGCCGTGGCCGGCAACCATGACGTCAAGGACTGGCTGGCCGGGCGTCTGACCAAAGACAAGGACGCTGTCGTGAGGGAGGCCGCCCTGGTCAACCCCAAGACTTCGTGGAAGATGCGGATGGAAGGAGCGGAAGACCCTCGGACCAGTGCGAAGACTTTGGATTATCTGGGTTCGCTCGGCAGGGGCGACCAGGAGGGGCAGGACCTGGTTTTGTCGGCCATGGTCCGGCGGGCCGTGGCGGAGAATCCCCAGGCCAGCGAGCAAACCCTCAAAGCCTTGGCCGGCGACCCCGTCCCTGACGTGCAGCATGCGGCCCAAGCCGCTTTGGACCGGGGCTGA
- a CDS encoding IMPACT family protein: MLTVTNPPDHPARGLYQEKKSDFIGLACHVDSLDQCQDLVDRVKGDNPKARHVAWAALVGAEQGRAAERMSDDGEPAGTAGRPILNLLQQSGTSFCLITVTRYFGGILLGAGGLVRAYSAAASAALSAAGKAPLILSQTYLFRLTYPQHDRLRRLLEQAGGKVRSEEFTDRVNLWAQVPLAGKEAFEAAVDSAFQGAVAGQELERTVQVGSGI; encoded by the coding sequence ATGCTCACCGTGACCAATCCCCCCGACCATCCCGCCCGGGGCCTCTATCAGGAGAAGAAATCCGATTTCATCGGCCTGGCTTGCCATGTCGATAGCCTGGATCAGTGCCAGGACCTGGTCGACCGGGTCAAAGGGGACAACCCCAAAGCCCGGCATGTGGCTTGGGCCGCCTTGGTGGGGGCCGAGCAAGGGAGGGCGGCCGAAAGGATGAGCGATGACGGCGAGCCGGCGGGGACGGCGGGTCGGCCGATCCTCAACCTCCTGCAGCAGTCGGGGACCAGTTTCTGCCTGATCACCGTCACCCGGTATTTCGGAGGGATCCTCCTGGGGGCCGGGGGCCTGGTCCGGGCCTACTCGGCCGCCGCGTCAGCCGCTTTGTCAGCCGCGGGGAAAGCCCCGCTCATCCTCAGCCAGACCTATCTTTTCCGCCTGACTTATCCTCAGCATGACCGTCTGCGTCGCCTGCTGGAGCAGGCCGGGGGGAAGGTCCGGAGCGAGGAGTTCACCGACCGGGTCAACCTGTGGGCCCAGGTCCCCCTAGCGGGGAAGGAAGCCTTTGAGGCGGCGGTCGATTCCGCCTTCCAAGGGGCCGTGGCCGGCCAGGAGCTGGAGCGGACGGTGCAAGTCGGCTCGGGGATTTAG
- a CDS encoding Mbeg1-like protein translates to MMGNIVDYAQTMMETFDQRPFSRVDSLVLSQLTYLALPSYVPHLDLPGYTSPLPAPVPSPSPAPSPTWWDRWKGSLLSFFQSGLESERKEEGPKGSKKPEESEPESEPRDLDNFLPLAELYRAEEFASMFKGDPLTSEHRPLLEAVCASPRFRQLRVGNYTQNENTLDGEEQQFAAVTYLLPDGREYLAFRGTEPSLVGWKEDFAMTYSPVIPSQTEAVAYTQAVAAQSARPLLVGGHSKGGNMAVYAAVMAEEAVQDRIQAVYSHDGPGFHQEFYDLPGWKRIGPKEDKTCPQYTVIGQLMRPESRFDLVKSNTTGVSQHYCLNWLVEKRDFVPAGQIDPNAERFDNSLRNWLQARPYDQRKTIVTTVYQALKAGGYDNIQELKDNFSSAWPKISAVIGQLEPGDKSIVLAAVKDIIAMLIPSMIGNFFSPILPPTLPGLRPNQRTPQNPQPSPKQKV, encoded by the coding sequence ATGATGGGCAATATAGTCGATTACGCTCAGACGATGATGGAGACATTCGATCAGCGTCCCTTTTCCCGGGTCGATTCCCTGGTCCTATCCCAGTTGACCTACTTGGCCCTGCCCTCCTACGTCCCGCATCTGGACCTGCCTGGCTACACCAGTCCCCTACCCGCCCCGGTCCCTTCCCCCTCGCCCGCCCCCTCCCCTACCTGGTGGGATCGGTGGAAGGGCTCGCTCCTCTCCTTCTTCCAATCGGGTCTTGAATCAGAAAGGAAGGAAGAAGGACCGAAAGGGTCGAAAAAGCCCGAAGAATCGGAACCCGAGTCGGAACCCCGCGACCTGGATAATTTCCTCCCCTTGGCCGAGCTTTATCGGGCTGAGGAATTCGCCTCCATGTTCAAGGGGGATCCACTGACCAGCGAACATCGACCTCTTCTGGAAGCCGTGTGCGCCTCGCCCCGTTTCCGCCAGCTGAGGGTGGGGAACTACACCCAGAACGAAAACACCCTGGACGGGGAGGAACAGCAGTTCGCCGCGGTCACCTACCTGCTTCCCGACGGTCGGGAGTATCTAGCATTCCGGGGGACGGAACCCAGCCTGGTCGGTTGGAAGGAAGACTTCGCCATGACCTATAGCCCGGTCATTCCCTCCCAGACCGAAGCCGTGGCTTACACCCAGGCGGTGGCGGCCCAATCCGCCCGCCCCCTTCTGGTGGGAGGGCACTCCAAGGGCGGGAACATGGCCGTTTATGCGGCCGTCATGGCCGAGGAGGCTGTCCAAGACAGGATTCAGGCCGTCTATTCCCACGACGGGCCCGGTTTCCACCAGGAGTTCTATGACCTGCCTGGTTGGAAGAGGATCGGGCCGAAAGAGGACAAGACCTGCCCCCAATACACGGTCATCGGCCAGCTCATGCGTCCGGAGAGCCGCTTCGACCTGGTCAAGAGCAACACGACCGGCGTCTCCCAGCATTACTGCCTGAATTGGCTGGTGGAGAAGAGGGATTTCGTGCCCGCCGGACAGATCGACCCCAACGCCGAACGTTTCGACAATTCCCTGCGCAACTGGTTGCAGGCCCGCCCCTACGACCAGCGCAAAACCATCGTCACCACCGTCTACCAGGCCTTGAAGGCGGGCGGCTACGACAACATCCAGGAGCTGAAGGACAACTTCTCCTCTGCCTGGCCCAAGATTTCCGCGGTCATAGGACAGCTGGAGCCGGGGGACAAATCCATCGTCCTGGCCGCCGTCAAGGACATCATCGCCATGCTGATCCCATCCATGATAGGCAATTTCTTCTCTCCCATCCTCCCCCCGACCCTCCCCGGCCTTCGGCCGAATCAACGGACCCCGCAGAACCCGCAACCTTCCCCCAAACAGAAGGTCTGA
- a CDS encoding zinc ribbon domain-containing protein, with the protein MHCPQCGTPVDPQANNCPNCGAPLPHANQNQPEQAGFQNQQPAQPAYQAVGQPAQPAYTQSYPQQGQSQPSYSQQQYSPYGQTAVQATPKKKMSRGLKLGLIIGGGVLVLLLVLGGIYHYLSTSVYSPKNAANEYITALSKGEFSKATSLVKPSGGDTSLLTDSVGKGMKYRISDPQVISTTKMGDHWNVVVSFRLNSRTVRATLQEKENGRQAGLFAKYEVTTSLAKNLTITAPGMLSKSALKINGVEVKPSGSSTDATAAGDATDQRSYLAYPGSYSVDASSSKFYTTNSPSTSVYGSDYQSNYAMELRINPTSAFASALQDAMKTKLNEFAKNAGPQVADRVKRELGSRANGFGISVEVKIVSIPDVPSTSNTYTCRYNTYSSCLCMGDGTVTLKGINMQDVITITSPKGEKKTQTQDIPNAYVRGNFTIDGDTINLTLNPSDTSVN; encoded by the coding sequence ATGCACTGCCCTCAATGTGGAACGCCTGTAGATCCACAAGCGAATAATTGTCCTAACTGTGGAGCGCCTTTGCCCCACGCCAACCAGAACCAGCCGGAGCAGGCCGGATTCCAGAATCAGCAACCTGCGCAGCCGGCCTATCAAGCGGTGGGCCAACCTGCCCAGCCGGCCTACACCCAGTCATATCCTCAACAGGGTCAGAGCCAGCCTTCCTACTCCCAGCAGCAGTACTCCCCCTACGGGCAGACGGCCGTCCAAGCCACCCCAAAGAAAAAGATGAGCCGCGGGCTCAAACTCGGCCTCATCATCGGCGGCGGCGTCCTGGTCCTCCTCCTCGTCCTCGGCGGCATCTATCACTACCTCAGCACTTCGGTCTATAGCCCCAAGAACGCCGCGAACGAATACATCACCGCCCTGTCCAAAGGCGAATTCTCCAAAGCCACGTCCTTGGTCAAGCCCAGCGGCGGCGATACCAGCCTGTTGACCGACTCCGTCGGCAAGGGAATGAAGTACCGGATCTCCGACCCTCAGGTGATTTCCACCACCAAGATGGGCGATCACTGGAACGTCGTGGTCTCCTTCCGACTCAATAGCCGCACCGTGCGTGCCACCTTGCAGGAGAAGGAGAACGGACGGCAGGCCGGCCTGTTCGCCAAGTATGAGGTGACCACCAGCCTGGCCAAGAACCTGACCATCACCGCCCCCGGCATGCTGAGCAAGTCCGCTCTGAAAATCAACGGGGTGGAAGTGAAGCCTTCCGGCTCCTCCACGGACGCCACGGCCGCCGGCGACGCCACCGACCAGCGCTCTTATCTGGCTTACCCCGGCTCCTACTCAGTGGATGCCTCCAGCTCCAAGTTCTATACGACCAACTCCCCCTCCACCAGCGTCTATGGGAGTGATTACCAGAGCAATTACGCCATGGAACTGCGCATCAACCCCACCTCCGCCTTCGCCTCCGCCCTGCAGGACGCCATGAAGACCAAGCTGAACGAGTTCGCCAAGAACGCCGGCCCCCAGGTCGCCGATCGCGTCAAGAGGGAACTGGGCAGCCGGGCCAACGGTTTCGGGATTTCCGTGGAAGTCAAGATCGTCAGCATCCCTGACGTCCCCTCCACTTCCAACACCTACACCTGCCGCTACAACACCTACTCCTCCTGCCTGTGCATGGGGGACGGCACCGTGACCCTCAAGGGCATCAACATGCAGGACGTGATCACCATCACCTCCCCTAAGGGAGAGAAGAAGACCCAGACGCAGGACATCCCCAACGCCTACGTCCGCGGCAACTTCACCATCGATGGCGACACGATCAACCTGACCTTGAACCCAAGCGACACCTCGGTGAACTAA
- the truB gene encoding tRNA pseudouridine(55) synthase TruB, producing MPSPLLPDSGVMVVDKPQGVTSHDVVAAARRLLHTRKVGHAGTLDPMATGVLVLGFGKATRLLNAITDADKTYETVIRLGQATTTDDAEGELTGFFDLSAISRQMIWEAAKKLTGRIQQVPSAYSAIKVNGRRSYDLARQGEEVHLPARPVTIEEFTILSVDEAQAGATPVLDVHARVTCSSGTYIRSLGRDLGSLLGVGAHLIMLRRLRVGKFGLTSAAIATVGEHRFVNRRGEEICRPEVVFDPPVVKDPAAFCLSPAQAASLTMPVVPISEEEKVALSHGIALPIPVTGLTAAITATDHELVALLEPWKHHQAKPATVFLPAQ from the coding sequence ATGCCCAGCCCCCTTCTTCCTGATTCCGGCGTCATGGTGGTGGATAAGCCCCAAGGCGTCACCTCCCATGACGTGGTCGCCGCCGCCCGCAGGCTGCTGCATACCAGGAAAGTCGGCCACGCCGGCACTTTGGACCCGATGGCCACCGGCGTCCTCGTCCTGGGCTTTGGCAAGGCCACGCGTCTGCTCAACGCCATCACGGATGCGGATAAGACTTACGAGACCGTCATCCGCCTGGGGCAAGCGACCACGACCGACGACGCCGAAGGCGAATTGACTGGATTCTTTGACCTGTCCGCCATCAGCAGGCAGATGATCTGGGAGGCGGCGAAAAAACTGACCGGCCGGATCCAGCAGGTCCCCAGCGCCTATTCGGCCATCAAAGTCAATGGGCGGCGGTCCTATGACCTGGCTCGGCAGGGGGAGGAAGTCCATCTGCCCGCGCGGCCGGTGACCATCGAGGAATTCACCATCCTGTCCGTGGACGAGGCCCAGGCCGGTGCCACTCCCGTGCTTGACGTCCATGCCCGGGTGACCTGCTCATCCGGCACTTACATCCGTTCTTTAGGGCGGGATCTGGGCTCACTTCTGGGCGTCGGCGCCCATCTGATCATGCTCCGCCGGCTGCGGGTGGGGAAATTCGGCCTGACTTCCGCCGCCATCGCGACCGTGGGGGAGCATCGGTTCGTGAACAGGAGGGGGGAGGAAATCTGTCGGCCGGAGGTGGTCTTCGACCCGCCTGTCGTCAAAGACCCCGCCGCCTTTTGTCTGAGCCCGGCCCAGGCCGCCAGCCTGACCATGCCGGTCGTTCCCATCAGCGAAGAGGAGAAGGTGGCCCTTTCCCACGGAATCGCCCTCCCCATCCCCGTGACCGGGCTGACCGCCGCGATCACGGCCACGGATCATGAGCTGGTGGCTCTTCTGGAACCATGGAAACATCATCAAGCCAAGCCCGCCACCGTCTTCCTCCCCGCCCAGTAG
- the rbfA gene encoding 30S ribosome-binding factor RbfA yields MAKVNPRSARISGVIQRVVASALATDLHDPRLERVTVTEVRVTNDMQLARIYWTQLGEEGREEGERKRAAQALNQARGHLRSLVGRSTGLRLTPQLEFIFDQVPSRATTVEDIMAAAHKRDQELAKLREQAHYAGDADPYRHDEDKDEDKDDAEGESAAENEADQVESF; encoded by the coding sequence ATGGCTAAAGTCAACCCCCGCTCCGCCCGTATATCCGGAGTCATCCAGCGCGTGGTCGCTTCGGCCTTGGCTACGGATCTGCACGACCCCCGCCTGGAACGGGTGACCGTCACCGAGGTCAGGGTCACCAACGACATGCAGCTGGCCCGAATCTACTGGACCCAGCTGGGCGAAGAAGGCCGCGAGGAGGGCGAACGCAAGCGCGCGGCCCAGGCCCTGAACCAGGCCCGCGGACATCTGCGGAGCCTGGTCGGCCGTTCCACTGGTCTTCGCCTTACCCCTCAGCTGGAATTCATCTTCGACCAGGTACCGTCCAGGGCGACCACGGTAGAGGACATCATGGCCGCCGCCCACAAGCGGGACCAGGAGCTGGCCAAGCTGCGGGAGCAGGCCCATTACGCCGGCGATGCCGATCCTTATCGTCATGATGAGGACAAGGATGAGGACAAGGATGATGCCGAAGGCGAAAGCGCGGCCGAAAATGAGGCCGACCAGGTAGAATCCTTCTGA
- the infB gene encoding translation initiation factor IF-2, which produces MPKARVYDLAKELGVSSKDVLNKLKDMGEFVKSASSTVEPPVVRKVRAAFAQSGAGAGGSGAGSAQAGNAHAGNAGKGSHGPRNPQGNKNDKGHNNAPNPRSATLRAAMSSVNPAAQATVNRADDDVRRGKETPESRPRRQAEGQPASGQQGGRPGQGNQGDHAPAPRPHKPGTPRPGNNPFMSKQRMGVPTPGDIPRPHPMNRRGNGAGEGEGRGGRRGGRPGQGFGAGHGNGRPGRGNGGRPGRPTPGQAAARSARPGQGAGQGPAARWGHQGAAGGDNHNRFGGGAGAPGGPGGGAPGRGPAGRGRGRGGAAGAFGRQGGKSSKARKAARQRQRQEYEEMKAPVIGGVRIPAGNGQVVRLQQGATLSDLADKINVPTASLVTVLFHLGEMATATQSLDESTFQILGDEIGWKIQLVSAEEEDKALLQQFDIDLDQEEDEENLVPRPPVVTVMGHVDHGKTRLLDTIRKSNVSLHEAGGITQRIGAYQIHVKLNDIDRKITFLDTPGHEAFTAMRARGAELTDVAILVVAADDGVMPQTVEAINHAQAAHVPIVVAVNKIDVEGANPEKVRGQLTEYGLVPEEYGGDTMFVDISAKQGTNIDKLLEAVLLTADATLDLRANPNTDARGATVEARLDKGRGAVATVLVQQGTLHVGDAIVAGTSYGRVRAMLDENGENVEAATPSTPVAVLGLTSVPSAGDLFLVAPDDRSARQIAEKREAAERAAQLARRHKRVSLENLKEQFAKSEIDMLNVIIKGDSSGSVEALEDSLMKIEVSDEVGIQVIHRGVGAITQNDVNLATVDKAVIIGFNVRPSRQVADLAEREGVDIRYYSVIYQAIEEIEASLKGMLKPEFEEVVTSHSEIREIFRSSKFGNIAGVMVQDGTVKRGIKARIMRNGVVTVNDLEISSLRRFKDDVQEVSEGYEAGINLGTFNDIEVGDIIETFEMQEVERQ; this is translated from the coding sequence GTGCCTAAAGCACGCGTGTACGATTTAGCCAAGGAACTTGGCGTCAGCAGCAAAGACGTATTGAATAAGCTCAAGGACATGGGCGAATTCGTCAAGTCTGCTTCCTCCACTGTGGAACCACCTGTGGTGCGCAAAGTGCGCGCCGCTTTCGCCCAGTCCGGCGCCGGGGCAGGGGGCTCGGGCGCAGGGTCCGCCCAGGCTGGCAACGCCCATGCGGGGAATGCGGGCAAGGGTTCCCATGGCCCCCGCAACCCTCAGGGCAACAAGAACGACAAAGGTCACAACAACGCCCCCAATCCGCGCAGCGCGACCCTGCGGGCGGCCATGTCGTCCGTGAATCCCGCCGCCCAGGCCACGGTCAACCGGGCCGATGATGACGTCCGTCGCGGCAAGGAGACCCCTGAATCCCGTCCCCGTCGTCAGGCCGAAGGCCAGCCTGCTTCCGGGCAACAAGGCGGCCGTCCAGGGCAAGGAAACCAAGGCGATCACGCTCCGGCCCCCCGTCCTCACAAGCCGGGGACCCCTCGTCCGGGGAATAATCCTTTCATGAGCAAGCAGCGTATGGGCGTGCCCACCCCAGGTGACATCCCCCGGCCCCACCCTATGAACCGGCGTGGCAACGGGGCTGGCGAAGGCGAAGGTCGCGGCGGACGCCGTGGAGGCCGTCCGGGCCAGGGCTTCGGGGCAGGTCACGGGAACGGCCGCCCAGGCAGGGGCAACGGAGGCCGTCCCGGCAGGCCGACCCCCGGCCAGGCGGCGGCTCGTAGCGCCCGGCCCGGTCAGGGTGCTGGTCAAGGGCCCGCCGCCCGTTGGGGGCATCAAGGTGCCGCTGGCGGAGACAATCATAATCGTTTCGGCGGGGGAGCGGGAGCTCCTGGCGGTCCCGGCGGCGGCGCTCCAGGGCGTGGCCCTGCCGGTCGCGGCCGTGGCCGCGGCGGCGCGGCAGGCGCTTTCGGCCGTCAGGGAGGAAAATCTTCCAAGGCCCGTAAGGCGGCCCGCCAGAGGCAGAGGCAGGAGTATGAGGAGATGAAGGCGCCGGTCATTGGCGGCGTCCGCATCCCCGCCGGCAATGGCCAGGTCGTCCGTCTGCAGCAAGGCGCGACCCTGTCCGATTTGGCCGACAAGATCAACGTGCCTACCGCCTCTTTGGTCACCGTCCTCTTCCATTTGGGGGAGATGGCCACCGCCACCCAGTCTTTGGACGAATCCACCTTCCAGATTCTGGGCGATGAGATTGGCTGGAAGATCCAGCTGGTTTCCGCCGAGGAGGAAGACAAGGCCCTCCTGCAGCAGTTCGATATCGATCTGGATCAGGAAGAGGATGAAGAGAACCTGGTTCCCCGTCCTCCGGTTGTCACCGTCATGGGCCATGTCGATCATGGTAAGACCCGCTTGCTGGATACCATCCGCAAATCCAACGTCTCCTTGCATGAGGCTGGCGGCATCACCCAGCGCATCGGCGCCTACCAGATCCATGTCAAGCTCAACGACATCGACCGCAAGATCACCTTCCTCGATACCCCTGGTCATGAGGCCTTCACCGCCATGCGCGCCCGAGGCGCGGAGCTGACCGATGTGGCCATCCTGGTGGTCGCCGCGGACGATGGAGTCATGCCTCAGACCGTGGAAGCCATCAACCACGCCCAGGCGGCCCATGTGCCCATCGTGGTGGCCGTCAACAAGATCGACGTGGAAGGGGCCAACCCGGAGAAAGTCCGTGGCCAGTTGACCGAATACGGCCTGGTTCCTGAGGAATACGGCGGCGACACCATGTTCGTGGATATCTCCGCCAAGCAGGGGACCAACATCGACAAGCTTCTGGAAGCGGTTCTCCTGACGGCCGACGCCACCTTGGACCTGCGGGCCAACCCCAACACCGACGCCCGGGGCGCCACCGTGGAGGCCCGCTTGGATAAGGGCCGCGGCGCCGTGGCCACCGTCCTGGTCCAGCAAGGGACCTTGCACGTGGGCGACGCCATCGTGGCCGGCACCTCCTATGGACGCGTCCGCGCCATGCTCGACGAGAACGGCGAGAACGTGGAAGCCGCCACCCCCTCGACCCCCGTGGCCGTCCTGGGTCTGACTTCCGTTCCCTCGGCCGGCGACCTCTTCCTGGTCGCCCCTGATGACCGTTCCGCCCGTCAGATCGCCGAAAAGCGCGAGGCCGCCGAGCGCGCCGCCCAGCTGGCCCGCCGCCATAAGCGTGTCTCCTTGGAGAACCTCAAGGAGCAGTTCGCCAAGTCCGAGATCGACATGCTCAATGTCATTATCAAGGGCGACTCGTCCGGTTCCGTGGAAGCCTTGGAAGACTCCCTCATGAAGATCGAGGTCTCCGACGAGGTCGGCATCCAGGTCATCCACCGCGGCGTCGGCGCCATCACCCAGAACGACGTCAATCTCGCCACCGTGGATAAGGCCGTCATCATCGGCTTCAACGTGCGCCCCTCCCGTCAGGTGGCTGACCTGGCCGAGCGCGAAGGCGTGGACATCCGTTACTACTCCGTCATCTACCAGGCCATCGAAGAAATCGAGGCCTCCCTCAAGGGGATGCTCAAGCCGGAGTTCGAAGAGGTGGTCACCTCCCACTCCGAGATCCGCGAGATCTTCCGTTCCTCCAAGTTCGGCAACATCGCCGGCGTCATGGTCCAGGACGGCACCGTCAAGCGAGGCATCAAGGCCCGGATCATGCGCAATGGGGTGGTCACCGTCAACGACCTGGAGATCTCCTCCCTGCGTCGCTTCAAGGACGACGTCCAAGAGGTCAGCGAAGGCTACGAGGCTGGTATCAACCTGGGCACCTTCAATGACATCGAAGTGGGAGACATCATTGAGACCTTCGAGATGCAGGAAGTCGAGCGTCAATAA
- the nusA gene encoding transcription termination factor NusA has product MKLDIAAMHKLAAEQGIDAERLDAALSEALRLAYLKNPHAAKHARVELDERAGSFTVWAQDEIPQEPTAEDPHPRPALGEEYDDTPEDFGRQAAYIARQVITALFRKAADDKIFGAFAGQKGKLITGVVQQDSGDRGNLHIAVGDVEAILPRREQVPGERFRHGQRIRVYVVSVNRGLKGPEIIVSRSHPELIRRLFEREVPELASGAVQIMSIAREAGERTKIAVRANAQGVNPKGALIGPAGQRVRAVMENLGDEKIDIVDWSEDPAKFVGAALSPAHAVKVTVVSEKNKTTLALIHDDQMSLAIGKEGQNARLAAKLTGWKIAIDSYEKSKAEQAKKAQEEAGNNGLAASDGQASSASGKGEGPAGQAD; this is encoded by the coding sequence ATGAAGCTTGATATCGCGGCAATGCATAAGCTGGCCGCAGAACAGGGGATCGATGCGGAACGTTTGGATGCAGCCCTCTCTGAAGCCTTGCGATTGGCCTACCTGAAGAACCCTCACGCCGCCAAGCACGCCCGGGTGGAGTTGGATGAGCGGGCCGGGTCCTTCACCGTGTGGGCCCAGGACGAGATTCCTCAGGAGCCGACCGCCGAGGACCCCCATCCCCGGCCTGCCTTGGGCGAGGAATACGATGACACCCCTGAAGACTTCGGTCGTCAGGCGGCCTACATCGCCCGTCAAGTGATCACCGCCCTCTTCCGCAAAGCCGCCGATGACAAGATTTTTGGTGCTTTCGCCGGGCAGAAGGGCAAGCTCATCACCGGCGTCGTCCAGCAGGACAGCGGGGACCGGGGCAACCTCCATATCGCCGTGGGCGACGTGGAAGCCATCCTTCCGCGGCGAGAGCAGGTGCCAGGCGAGCGTTTCCGCCATGGACAGCGCATCCGGGTCTATGTGGTCTCCGTCAACCGGGGGTTGAAAGGGCCGGAGATCATCGTCTCCCGCTCCCACCCCGAGCTCATCCGTCGCCTGTTCGAACGCGAAGTGCCGGAGCTGGCTTCCGGCGCGGTGCAGATCATGTCCATCGCCCGTGAAGCGGGGGAGCGCACCAAGATCGCCGTGCGGGCCAACGCCCAAGGGGTCAACCCCAAGGGGGCCCTCATCGGACCGGCCGGGCAGCGGGTCCGGGCCGTCATGGAGAACCTGGGCGATGAAAAAATCGACATCGTCGATTGGTCGGAGGATCCGGCCAAGTTCGTCGGAGCCGCCCTCTCCCCGGCCCACGCCGTCAAAGTGACCGTGGTGAGCGAAAAGAACAAAACCACCCTGGCACTCATCCATGATGACCAGATGTCTTTGGCCATCGGCAAAGAAGGGCAGAACGCCCGCCTGGCCGCCAAGTTGACCGGGTGGAAGATCGCCATCGACTCTTACGAGAAGTCCAAGGCGGAACAGGCCAAGAAAGCCCAGGAAGAAGCCGGGAATAACGGTCTTGCCGCTTCGGATGGACAGGCCTCTTCCGCCTCCGGCAAAGGGGAAGGTCCTGCTGGACAGGCCGACTGA
- the tuf gene encoding elongation factor Tu, with translation MAKAKYERTKPHVNIGTIGHVDHGKTTLTAAISKVLHEEYPDLNPEYDFDQIDSAPEEKERGITINIAHIEYQTAKRHYAHVDAPGHADYVKNMITGAAQMDGAILVVAATDGPMAQTREHVLLAKQVGVPKILVALNKCDMVDDEEMLELVEEEVRDLLEENGFDRDAPVIRTSAYGALHDDAPDHEKWVETVKQLMDTVDEYIPTPVHDLDKPFLMPIEDVFTISGRGTVVTGRVERGRLQVNTPVEIVGLRDTQSTTVTSIETFHKQMDEAEAGDNTGLLLRGLGREDVERGQVVAKPGSVTPHTKFEGEVYVLTKDEGGRHTPFFSNYRPQFYFRTTDVTGIISLPEGVEMVQPGDHATFTVQLLQPIAMEEGLTFAVREGGRTVGSGRVTKILE, from the coding sequence ATGGCAAAGGCCAAGTACGAGCGCACTAAGCCGCACGTTAACATCGGTACCATTGGTCACGTGGATCACGGCAAGACCACTCTGACCGCTGCTATTTCCAAGGTACTGCACGAAGAGTACCCTGATTTGAACCCAGAGTACGATTTCGATCAGATCGATTCCGCTCCTGAAGAGAAGGAACGCGGCATCACTATCAACATCGCCCACATCGAGTATCAGACCGCCAAGCGTCACTATGCTCACGTGGATGCCCCCGGCCACGCTGATTATGTGAAGAACATGATCACCGGCGCCGCTCAGATGGATGGCGCCATCCTCGTGGTCGCCGCCACTGATGGTCCTATGGCCCAGACCCGCGAGCACGTCCTGCTGGCCAAGCAGGTCGGCGTCCCGAAGATCCTGGTCGCCCTGAACAAGTGCGACATGGTCGACGATGAAGAAATGCTCGAGCTGGTCGAAGAGGAAGTCCGCGACTTGCTTGAGGAGAACGGTTTCGACCGCGACGCCCCTGTCATCCGCACTTCCGCTTACGGCGCCCTGCACGATGACGCTCCTGACCACGAGAAGTGGGTCGAGACCGTCAAGCAGCTCATGGACACCGTGGATGAGTACATCCCCACCCCCGTTCACGACCTGGACAAGCCCTTCCTGATGCCTATCGAAGATGTGTTCACCATCTCCGGCCGCGGCACCGTGGTCACCGGTCGTGTGGAGCGTGGTCGTCTCCAGGTCAACACTCCTGTGGAGATCGTTGGTCTGCGCGACACCCAGTCCACCACCGTCACCTCCATCGAGACCTTCCACAAGCAGATGGACGAAGCCGAAGCCGGCGACAACACCGGTCTGCTCCTGCGCGGTCTTGGTCGTGAAGACGTCGAGCGTGGCCAGGTCGTCGCAAAGCCTGGTTCCGTGACTCCTCACACCAAGTTCGAGGGCGAAGTCTACGTTCTGACCAAGGACGAAGGCGGTCGTCACACCCCGTTCTTCTCCAACTACCGTCCTCAGTTCTACTTCCGTACCACTGACGTGACCGGTATCATCTCCCTGCCTGAAGGCGTCGAGATGGTTCAGCCTGGCGATCACGCCACCTTCACCGTGCAGCTCCTCCAGCCTATCGCCATGGAAGAGGGCCTCACCTTCGCCGTGCGCGAAGGCGGTCGCACCGTTGGTTCTGGTCGTGTGACCAAGATCCTCGAATAG